In Verrucomicrobiota bacterium, a single window of DNA contains:
- a CDS encoding uracil-DNA glycosylase encodes MRAMPDMYEQLLDATIQHLEELRTQGTRFVQVSPDALAALGQKTPLRRPSAVAPAKPAPPPSPAPFRPAPTPAPIPRTTSAPLPPPAPIPASAPNTPASILDSAAKATALAALREKVLPCVKCPGLASSRKNVVFGVGNFDADLMFVGEAPGVDEDQQGEPFVGAAGQLLNRIIATMGLAREQVYIANILKCRPDTPGQSRGNRKPTAVEMQTCIPYLHQQVDIIRPKILVALGGTALEGLLGKTGISRLRGTWHTYRGIPLMPTYHPSYLLHQESLRDKRLVWEDMLQVMEKLGLPISEKQRRFFLKSSG; translated from the coding sequence ATGCGCGCCATGCCGGACATGTACGAGCAACTGCTGGACGCGACGATCCAGCATTTGGAAGAGCTGCGAACCCAAGGCACCCGCTTTGTGCAGGTGTCGCCTGATGCCTTGGCCGCTTTGGGGCAAAAGACGCCATTACGCCGTCCGTCCGCCGTGGCGCCAGCCAAACCTGCTCCCCCGCCGTCCCCCGCCCCATTCCGGCCTGCACCGACTCCGGCACCAATACCCCGCACGACATCCGCGCCATTACCCCCGCCCGCCCCCATACCGGCAAGCGCACCAAACACCCCTGCCTCCATCTTGGATTCGGCTGCAAAAGCCACCGCCTTGGCGGCTCTGCGTGAAAAGGTGTTGCCGTGCGTTAAATGCCCGGGCCTGGCCAGCTCGCGCAAAAACGTGGTGTTCGGGGTAGGTAATTTCGATGCCGATCTGATGTTTGTCGGAGAAGCACCGGGAGTTGACGAAGACCAACAGGGCGAACCGTTCGTTGGTGCCGCCGGCCAATTGCTCAATCGCATCATCGCGACAATGGGACTGGCTCGCGAACAAGTGTATATCGCCAACATTCTCAAGTGCCGTCCCGATACGCCCGGTCAATCCCGCGGCAACCGCAAACCCACAGCAGTGGAAATGCAAACCTGCATTCCTTACCTGCACCAGCAGGTTGACATTATCCGGCCCAAAATCCTGGTTGCGCTGGGCGGCACCGCCTTGGAGGGATTGTTGGGCAAGACCGGTATTTCCCGGCTGCGCGGCACCTGGCACACCTACCGAGGCATTCCCTTGATGCCCACCTATCATCCCTCCTATCTGCTGCACCAGGAATCGCTACGCGACAAGCGCCTGGTCTGGGAGGACATGTTGCAGGTCATGGAAAAGCTCGGGCTGCCCATCAGCGAAAAGCAACGCCGCTTTTTCCTCAAGTCGAGTGGATAA